A window of Pseudophryne corroboree isolate aPseCor3 chromosome 12, aPseCor3.hap2, whole genome shotgun sequence contains these coding sequences:
- the LOC134980467 gene encoding uncharacterized protein LOC134980467, with translation MGKTKKNREERSITTLAATIGGAGTYNKQADNKVQYVDEGDVLKHGEKSILHFKGRKDERDSPVVTVVTDKRNKRSKGKKLKFKLNEDSDGSVSEEFFETITNKDDKVSEYQTVLPPDEREPMGADIVTEVSVKGKEDTIIVKKKEKKNNREVKREEVRYKLDNNNSDTSVMEEIANPMVNSKIGEETEERVAQQQEERVLKYIKAPAPFDLKRKDDGRDTKKKDNNRTNSVPSSVIVMSIHDTLEEPEKEVTSKKEVKLKEMDKDTRDKKIIEAMEIIYMDMREHEELLRDRPNDVRYMAELMEHIAGIWLNHIKWLTTLLQEEVKRNRRSDGTELQKKLDEVQRNNCQFIEQNKELHREICGLKQDLKILLQRQIEEDAHHKQRFQQEEKRMHSLESQVTEMSKLLGAAETTQHQDKITIKQLQNQLVQLETEYKTIAATTTTSITKDTEEMALPHKVLADTLNVRINDRRNELGEIKSTTPKIVGTVIWFHVRKGYGFLKRHDTKGDVFVHWTAIIRNNPLKRLHSVEVGECVEFDVVEGEKGARAANVTGPCGVPVKGSHFAPNRHFCCNCVCHSKKREVGGGQHVDVNQNNEDEKKNKTSFSMRQMWHRSTVPLHYQHHFRGKNKTNRAADPPDGDLEQEKPTHYKSSPQQENSQTYFPRILQLLPPQYPILSKVQEESNSSGVEGKDGLVQQDSLQK, from the coding sequence ATGGGAAAGACAAAAAAGAACAGGGAGGAGCGCAGTATAACAACTTTAGCTGCCACAATTGGGGGTGCTGGAACCTATAACAAACAAGCAGACAATAAGGTACAATACGTAGATGAAGGGGATGTGCTGAAACATGGGGAAAAATCTATTTTACATTTTAAAGGAAGAAAAGATGAGAGAGATTCCCCCGTTGTCACAGTAGTGACTGACAAGAGAAATAAAAGATCAAAGGGCAAGAAATTAAAATTTAAACTTAACGAAGATAGTGATGGAAGTGTTAGTGAGGAATTTTTCGAAACCATCACTAACAAGGATGACAAAGTATCAGAGTATCAGACAGTACTCCCACCAGATGAGAGGGAACCCATGGGAGCAGATATTGTGACAGAAGTCAGTGTGAAAGGAAAAGAGGATACAATTAtagtaaagaagaaagagaaaaagaataacAGAGAAGTGAAAAGAGAAGAAGTGAGATATAAACTGGACAACAACAATAGTGATACAAGTGTCATGGAAGAAATAGCTAATCCTATGGTTAATAGTAAAATTggagaagaaacagaagaaagggTAGCTCAACAACAGGAAGAAAGAGTTCTAAAGTATATAAAGGCTCCTGCACCATTTGACTTGAAGAGAAAAGATGATGGTAGGGACACTAAGAAGAAAGATAACAACAGGACAAATAGTGTCCCTAGTTCTGTTATTGTAATGTCTATTCATGACACGTTGGAAGAGCCAGAGAAGGAGGTTACGAGTAAAAAGGAAGTGAAGTTGAAGGAAATGGACAAAGACACTAGAGACAAGAAAATTATTGAAGCTATGGAAATAATATACATGGACATGAGAGAACATGAAGAGCTATTAAGGGATAGACCAAATGATGTAAGGTACATGGCAGAGCTAATGGAACACATAGCAGGTATATGGTTAAACCATATTAAATGGCTTACCACTCTTCTTCAGGAAGAAGTAAAAAGGAATAGAAGATCTGATGGGACTGAACTGCAAAAGAAACTTGATGAAGTTCAGAGGAATAACTGTCAATTTATAGAACAAAATAAAGAACTGCATagggagatttgtgggttaaagcaAGACCTGAAAATCTTGCTCCAAAGGCAGATAGAGGAAGATGCACATCATAAGCAGAGATTTCAGCAAGAAGAGAAAAGGATGCACTCTTTGGAATCTCAAGTGACAGAGATGTCCAAACTTTTAGGAGCAGCTGAAACAACCCAACACCAGGACAAGATTACTATTAAACAACTGCAAAACCAACTAGTGCAGCTAGAGACAGAGTACAAAAccattgctgctactactactacatccataactaaagacactgaagaaatggcACTCCCACATAAAGTCTTGGCTGATACCCTGAATGTGAGAATAAATGATAGAAGGAATGAATTGGGGGAGATAAAAAGTACCACCCCGAAGATAGTGGGTACAGTTATATGGTTTCATGTAAGAAAAGGCTATGGTTTCCTGAAAAGGCATGACACCAAAGGTGATGTGTTTGTCCACTGGACTGCTATCATAAGAAATAACCCCTTGAAGCGTCTGCACAGTGTTGAAGTCGGCGAATGTGTAGAGTTTGATGTAGTGGAAGGAGAAAAGGGAGCGCGAGCAGCCAATGTGACTGGCCCTTGTGGGGTACCAGTGAAGGGAAGCCATTTTGCGCCAAATCGACATTTTTGTTGCAATTGTGTCTGTCATTCAAAAAAGAGAGAAGTTGGGGGAGGGCAACATGTAGATGTCAATCAAAACAATGAAGATGAGAAGAAAAATAAAACATCCTTTTCTATGAGACAAATGTGGCATAGAAGTACAGTTCCATTACATTACCAACATCATTTCAGagggaaaaacaaaacaaaccgGGCAGCAGATCCTCCTGATGGAGATTTAGAGCAAGAGAAACCAACACATTACAAATCTTCACCACAGCAAGAAAACTCTCAAACTTATTTTCCACGAATACTTCAGCTACTACCTCCGCAATATCCCATCCTGAGTAAAGTCCAAGAAGAATCTAATAGCTCAGGGGTAGAAGGAAAAGATGGACTGGTACAACAGGATTCTCTCCAGAAATAA